A single region of the Corallococcus macrosporus genome encodes:
- a CDS encoding L-erythro-3,5-diaminohexanoate dehydrogenase, giving the protein MDTYGLSRVVGEKGVLPQRARKLDPSLPCGEAELLIDVESLNIDAASFKQIKDDVGGDPARIAGRIQDIVRERGKMQNPVTGSGGMLIGRVKELGAKHPANGVLKPGDRIATLVSLTLTPLVIEEVKAVHADIDRVDIRGHALLFASGIYAKLPSDMPDTLSLAALDVCGAPALVARHVRPGMTVAVLGAGKSGALCLAQARRSLESRGRLLALDISQKALDALSAIGLCDEALKVDATQGVDVMEAVLKATGGQLCDLVVNCASVGNTEMASLLSVKDGGTVIFFSMATSFTTAALGAEGVGKDVTMLVGNGYVPGHAALTLELLRTEPALRQLFEARYI; this is encoded by the coding sequence ATGGATACGTACGGACTGTCGCGCGTCGTCGGTGAGAAGGGCGTGCTGCCGCAGCGCGCGCGCAAGCTGGACCCCTCGCTGCCTTGCGGCGAGGCGGAGCTGCTCATCGACGTGGAGAGCCTCAACATCGACGCCGCGTCCTTCAAGCAGATCAAGGACGACGTGGGCGGCGACCCCGCGCGCATCGCAGGGCGCATCCAGGACATCGTGCGCGAGCGTGGCAAGATGCAGAACCCCGTCACCGGCTCGGGCGGCATGCTCATTGGCCGCGTGAAGGAGCTGGGCGCGAAGCACCCCGCCAACGGCGTGCTCAAGCCGGGCGACCGCATCGCCACGCTGGTGAGCCTGACGCTCACGCCGCTCGTCATCGAAGAGGTGAAGGCGGTGCACGCGGACATCGACCGCGTGGACATCCGGGGCCACGCGCTGCTCTTCGCGAGCGGCATCTACGCGAAGCTCCCGTCGGACATGCCGGACACGCTGTCGCTGGCGGCGCTGGACGTGTGCGGCGCGCCCGCGCTGGTGGCGCGCCACGTGCGCCCGGGCATGACGGTGGCGGTGCTGGGCGCGGGCAAGAGCGGCGCGCTGTGCCTGGCGCAGGCCCGCCGCAGCCTGGAGAGCCGCGGTAGGCTGCTGGCGCTGGACATCTCCCAGAAGGCGCTGGACGCGCTGTCCGCCATCGGCCTGTGCGACGAGGCCCTGAAGGTGGACGCCACCCAGGGCGTGGACGTGATGGAGGCGGTGCTGAAGGCGACGGGCGGTCAGCTCTGCGACCTGGTGGTCAACTGCGCCAGCGTGGGCAACACGGAGATGGCGTCGCTGTTGTCCGTGAAGGACGGCGGCACGGTCATCTTCTTCTCCATGGCCACCAGCTTCACCACGGCGGCGCTGGGCGCGGAGGGCGTGGGCAAGGACGTCACCATGCTCGTGGGCAATGGGTACGTGCCCGGCCACGCCGCCCTCACGCTGGAGCTCTTGCGCACCGAACCGGCGCTGCGGCAGCTCTTCGAGGCCCGCTACATCTAG
- a CDS encoding catalase, with translation MNRRSLMLAVLLSGAPVLAAGNPPPITTDSGAPLGTNQSSKTAGPRGGILLEDFALIEKLARFDRERIPERVVHARGVGAYGSFESYGDFSNLTRASVFSQKGKKTPMFVRFSTVIHPGGSPETLRDPRGFALKFFTDEGNWDLVGNNLPIFFIRDAMKFPDMVHSLKPSPVTNRQDPGRYFDFFSHQPESTHMITQLYSDLGIPANYRQMDGNGVHAFKFVNAKGQVKYVKFNWKSQQGVKGLTAEEATTLGGQDFQHATHDLYTNIQAGKFPSWELSVQVLDPKDLESFAFDPLDATKEWPKDKLPPVKLGRFTLNKMPDNFFEETEQSAFSPGVMPPGIEPSEDRLLQGRLFSYADTQRYRLGANYLSLPVNRARAAVNNNSQAGAMNSGHTKSDVNYEPSVTRETSDTPAALFSNAPLTGTTQQRPIAKTDNFSQAGAFWASLDAAAQERLIQNLAGDLGQVRDAKVKARMVGHFYAANVDYGTRLARAVNVKLDDAKATLAPLATRDQP, from the coding sequence TTGAACCGACGCTCCTTGATGCTCGCGGTCCTGCTGTCCGGCGCTCCCGTCCTCGCGGCCGGCAACCCTCCTCCCATCACCACCGACTCTGGCGCGCCGCTGGGCACGAACCAGAGCTCCAAGACGGCCGGCCCCCGCGGCGGCATCCTGCTGGAGGACTTCGCCCTCATCGAGAAGCTCGCGCGCTTCGACCGGGAGCGCATCCCGGAGCGCGTGGTGCACGCGCGCGGTGTCGGCGCCTACGGCTCCTTCGAAAGCTACGGCGACTTCTCCAACCTCACGCGCGCGTCCGTCTTCTCCCAGAAGGGCAAGAAGACGCCGATGTTCGTGCGCTTCTCCACGGTCATCCACCCCGGCGGCTCGCCGGAGACGCTGCGCGACCCTCGCGGCTTCGCGCTGAAGTTCTTCACGGACGAGGGGAACTGGGACCTGGTCGGCAACAACCTGCCCATCTTCTTCATCCGGGACGCCATGAAGTTCCCGGACATGGTGCACTCGCTGAAGCCGTCCCCCGTCACGAACCGGCAGGACCCGGGCCGCTACTTCGACTTCTTCAGCCACCAGCCCGAGTCCACGCACATGATCACCCAGCTCTATTCGGACCTGGGCATCCCGGCGAACTACCGGCAGATGGACGGCAACGGCGTGCACGCCTTCAAGTTCGTCAACGCCAAGGGCCAGGTGAAGTACGTCAAGTTCAACTGGAAGTCGCAGCAGGGCGTGAAGGGCCTCACCGCGGAGGAGGCCACGACGCTGGGCGGCCAGGACTTCCAGCACGCCACACACGACCTCTACACGAACATCCAGGCCGGGAAGTTCCCCTCGTGGGAGCTGAGCGTGCAGGTGCTGGATCCGAAGGACCTGGAGAGCTTCGCGTTCGATCCGCTGGACGCCACCAAGGAGTGGCCCAAGGACAAGCTGCCCCCGGTGAAGCTGGGCAGGTTCACCCTCAACAAGATGCCGGACAACTTCTTCGAGGAGACGGAGCAGTCCGCCTTCTCCCCGGGTGTGATGCCGCCGGGCATCGAGCCCTCCGAGGACCGGCTGCTGCAGGGCCGCCTCTTCTCCTACGCGGACACGCAGCGCTACCGCCTGGGCGCCAACTACCTGTCGCTGCCGGTGAACCGCGCGCGCGCTGCGGTGAACAACAACAGCCAGGCCGGTGCGATGAACAGCGGCCACACGAAGTCGGACGTGAACTACGAGCCCAGCGTCACGCGCGAGACGTCGGACACGCCCGCCGCCCTCTTCTCCAACGCGCCGTTGACGGGCACCACGCAGCAGCGCCCCATCGCGAAGACGGATAACTTCTCGCAGGCGGGCGCCTTCTGGGCGTCGCTCGACGCGGCCGCGCAGGAGCGGCTCATCCAGAACCTGGCCGGCGACCTGGGCCAGGTGCGCGACGCGAAGGTCAAGGCGCGCATGGTGGGCCACTTCTACGCGGCCAACGTGGACTACGGCACGCGCCTGGCCAGGGCCGTGAACGTGAAGCTGGACGACGCGAAGGCCACCCTCGCGCCGCTGGCCACGCGCGACCAGCCGTGA
- a CDS encoding OAM dimerization domain-containing protein — protein MVKPSKQIIRPYGDRRDDGMVQLSFTLPVPLSEKAKEAAAQFTKKMGFTDVKVAAAERAADQYTFFVVYARSNVTLDYAEIDVPEVVVRKMGFDDLNALIKEKVRRRIVVFGACTGTDTHTVGIDAILNMKGYAGDYGLERYPGFEAFNLGSQVPNEDLIKKAMAKHADAILVSQVVTQRDVHKDNSRQFIDAAKAAGIHGKTLLLLGGPRVDHKLALELGFDAGFGPGTKPSDVANYIVHAVMKKEGTESADSHYQGEPT, from the coding sequence ATGGTGAAGCCGAGCAAGCAGATCATCCGCCCCTACGGCGACCGTCGCGACGACGGCATGGTGCAGCTGTCGTTCACGCTGCCGGTGCCGCTGTCGGAGAAGGCCAAGGAGGCCGCCGCCCAGTTCACGAAGAAGATGGGCTTCACGGACGTGAAGGTGGCCGCCGCCGAGCGCGCCGCGGACCAGTACACGTTCTTCGTCGTCTACGCCCGCTCCAACGTGACGCTGGACTACGCGGAGATCGACGTGCCGGAGGTGGTGGTGCGCAAGATGGGGTTCGACGACCTCAACGCGCTCATCAAGGAGAAGGTCCGCCGCCGCATCGTCGTCTTCGGCGCGTGCACCGGCACCGACACGCACACGGTGGGCATCGACGCCATCCTGAACATGAAGGGCTACGCGGGCGACTACGGCCTGGAGCGCTACCCCGGCTTCGAGGCGTTCAACCTGGGCAGCCAGGTGCCCAACGAGGACCTCATCAAGAAGGCCATGGCGAAGCACGCGGACGCCATCCTCGTCTCGCAGGTCGTCACGCAGCGCGACGTGCACAAGGACAACTCGCGCCAGTTCATCGACGCGGCGAAGGCGGCGGGCATCCACGGCAAGACGCTGCTCCTCTTGGGCGGGCCGCGCGTGGACCACAAGCTGGCGCTGGAGCTGGGCTTCGACGCGGGCTTCGGGCCGGGCACCAAGCCGTCGGACGTGGCGAACTACATCGTGCACGCGGTGATGAAGAAAGAGGGCACGGAGTCCGCGGACTCCCACTACCAGGGGGAACCCACGTGA
- a CDS encoding glycosyl hydrolase family 18 protein, giving the protein MNSHRAMPVRGWVGLAFAVMLSACDFGGGPDAPPPPLTPPEAPKQVVAQPGDASALVTWTVPPADGGSPLLYYVVRCVPECGGALVKVPDTQATVLGLNNGFTYVFKVSAVNAMGEGQASVETDLVTPLAGMSIPNPTVPGQPRSVVPTAGNGQAYVSWLAPASYGGRPLSYFKVMTEPGGQVKRVDAPASGTLIEGLANGTGYTFTVCAANEMGEGPCSRQSARVTPRPGGTSTSWVMGYWVGYQRDLHPVDSVDMSLLTHVVVGRIRPRIDGTLYTDFDVDAVEGPKMARALAQRAHAAGKKALLMLGGMGEYDGFKGATETLEKRRNFVRNIISTMRALQFDGVDVDWEPILLPQDSAPLLALLDDLRAADENIIITVPVGWVNSNFPLGKVDAEFHRQLAARVDQMNIMAYKMSGHWGQWASWHSSALFGENSGHPSSVASSVQAFLDAGVPAQRIGIGVGFFGTCWKGITEPGTPLDGRDDIREEQSDNAMSYANIQSLYYSPEAYRWDDAAKAPYLSFPTAFGPQSCNYISYEDVASVSEKGRWAREKGLGGGIIWTINQGHFKNAPVGERDPLMKAVHTAFLKP; this is encoded by the coding sequence ATGAACAGCCATCGGGCAATGCCAGTGCGAGGGTGGGTGGGTCTGGCCTTCGCGGTGATGTTGAGCGCGTGCGACTTCGGCGGCGGGCCGGACGCGCCGCCCCCGCCGCTCACCCCTCCCGAAGCACCGAAGCAGGTCGTCGCCCAGCCCGGAGACGCCTCCGCGCTGGTGACGTGGACGGTGCCCCCCGCGGACGGCGGCAGCCCCCTGCTCTACTACGTCGTGCGCTGCGTGCCCGAGTGCGGCGGCGCGCTGGTGAAGGTGCCCGACACGCAGGCCACGGTGCTGGGGCTGAACAACGGCTTCACCTACGTCTTCAAGGTGTCCGCGGTGAACGCGATGGGCGAAGGCCAGGCCTCCGTGGAGACGGACCTGGTGACGCCGCTGGCGGGCATGAGCATCCCGAACCCCACGGTGCCGGGACAGCCGCGCTCGGTGGTGCCCACCGCGGGCAATGGCCAGGCGTACGTGAGCTGGCTGGCGCCCGCGAGCTACGGCGGCCGGCCCCTGTCGTACTTCAAGGTCATGACGGAGCCGGGCGGCCAGGTGAAGCGGGTGGACGCGCCGGCGTCGGGCACGCTCATCGAGGGCCTCGCCAACGGCACCGGGTACACGTTCACTGTCTGCGCCGCCAACGAGATGGGCGAAGGCCCCTGCTCGCGCCAGTCGGCCCGGGTGACGCCGCGTCCGGGCGGCACGTCCACCAGTTGGGTGATGGGCTACTGGGTGGGCTACCAGCGCGACCTGCACCCGGTGGACTCGGTGGACATGTCGCTGCTCACGCACGTGGTGGTGGGCCGCATCCGCCCGCGCATCGACGGCACGCTCTATACCGACTTCGACGTGGACGCCGTGGAGGGCCCGAAGATGGCCCGGGCGCTGGCGCAGCGGGCGCACGCGGCCGGCAAGAAGGCGCTGCTGATGCTGGGCGGCATGGGCGAGTACGACGGCTTCAAGGGCGCGACGGAGACGCTGGAGAAGCGCCGCAACTTCGTGCGCAACATCATCAGCACGATGCGCGCGCTGCAGTTCGACGGCGTGGACGTGGACTGGGAGCCCATCCTCCTGCCTCAGGACAGCGCGCCTCTGCTGGCGCTGCTGGACGACCTGCGCGCCGCGGACGAGAACATCATCATCACGGTGCCCGTGGGCTGGGTGAACTCCAACTTCCCGCTGGGCAAGGTGGACGCGGAGTTCCACCGGCAGCTCGCGGCCCGCGTCGACCAGATGAACATCATGGCCTACAAGATGAGCGGCCACTGGGGGCAGTGGGCCAGCTGGCACTCCAGCGCGCTCTTCGGTGAGAACTCCGGACACCCCAGCTCCGTCGCCAGCTCCGTGCAGGCGTTCCTGGACGCGGGCGTGCCCGCGCAGCGCATCGGCATTGGCGTGGGCTTCTTCGGAACCTGCTGGAAGGGCATCACGGAGCCGGGCACCCCGCTGGACGGGCGCGACGACATCCGCGAGGAGCAGAGCGACAACGCGATGAGCTACGCCAACATCCAGTCGCTCTACTACTCGCCGGAGGCGTACCGCTGGGATGACGCCGCCAAGGCGCCCTACCTCTCCTTCCCCACCGCGTTCGGCCCGCAGTCCTGCAACTACATCTCCTACGAGGACGTCGCGTCCGTGTCGGAGAAGGGCCGCTGGGCGCGGGAGAAGGGCCTGGGGGGCGGCATCATCTGGACCATCAACCAGGGCCACTTCAAGAACGCCCCGGTGGGTGAGCGGGATCCGCTGATGAAGGCCGTGCACACGGCCTTCCTGAAGCCCTAG
- a CDS encoding ankyrin repeat domain-containing protein, with protein sequence MVRKLLLGSLGLVMLVCTVLTAAWMSLRAPATPTGRLLATSDAERYLLAAAREGETDIVEGLVKAGTPVEARDARGFSPLILAAYYGHTGTVKALLAAGADACAGDSRGNTALMGAAFKGYADVVRLLSAQPCAVDQTNRLGQTALMFAVLFGRTEVADQLRHQGASPALRDASGRSANDWAGTQMPEAPVAPAQVPEAPTARVR encoded by the coding sequence ATGGTTCGCAAGCTGCTGCTCGGTTCGTTGGGTCTGGTGATGCTGGTGTGCACGGTGCTGACCGCCGCGTGGATGTCCCTGCGCGCTCCGGCGACGCCCACCGGAAGGCTGCTCGCCACCAGCGATGCGGAGCGCTACCTGCTCGCCGCCGCGCGCGAAGGGGAGACGGACATCGTGGAGGGGCTCGTGAAGGCCGGCACGCCCGTGGAGGCCCGCGACGCGCGGGGCTTCTCCCCCCTCATCCTGGCCGCCTATTACGGCCACACGGGGACGGTGAAGGCGCTGCTCGCCGCCGGTGCGGACGCGTGCGCGGGTGACAGCCGGGGCAACACCGCGCTCATGGGCGCCGCCTTCAAGGGCTACGCGGACGTGGTGCGGCTCTTGAGCGCCCAGCCCTGTGCCGTGGACCAGACCAACCGCCTGGGCCAGACGGCGCTGATGTTCGCCGTCCTCTTCGGCCGCACGGAGGTCGCCGACCAGCTGCGCCACCAGGGTGCCTCCCCCGCCCTGCGCGACGCCAGCGGCCGCTCCGCCAACGACTGGGCCGGGACCCAGATGCCCGAGGCCCCCGTCGCGCCCGCCCAGGTCCCGGAGGCTCCTACCGCGCGGGTGCGCTGA
- a CDS encoding hotdog domain-containing protein, which produces MSTGTKAVLRLRMGSHDAHYGGNLVDGARMLGLFGDVATELCIRSDGDEGLFRAYDSVEFLAPVYAGDFIEAEGEIVSAGNTSRKMRFEARKVIKPRPDVNDSAADVLPEAVVVCRASGTCVVPKDKQRVKR; this is translated from the coding sequence GTGAGCACTGGCACGAAGGCGGTACTGCGGCTGCGCATGGGCAGCCATGACGCGCACTACGGCGGCAACCTGGTGGACGGGGCGCGGATGCTCGGTCTGTTCGGGGACGTGGCCACGGAGCTGTGCATCCGCTCGGACGGGGACGAGGGGCTGTTTCGCGCCTACGACTCCGTGGAGTTCCTGGCCCCGGTGTACGCGGGCGACTTCATCGAGGCGGAAGGGGAGATCGTCTCCGCGGGCAACACGTCGCGGAAGATGCGCTTCGAGGCTCGCAAGGTCATCAAGCCCCGGCCGGACGTGAACGACTCGGCGGCGGACGTGCTTCCGGAGGCGGTGGTGGTGTGCCGCGCTTCGGGCACCTGCGTGGTGCCCAAGGACAAGCAGCGGGTGAAGCGATGA
- a CDS encoding lysine 5,6-aminomutase subunit alpha, with product MSGPFIDDARIAEARKLADEIVNPIFDLIQRNTTVSNERTVLRFFGISGAGARGVPLANLMVDKLKSAGVLNRGAAYWYGRALQLGASSPLDAVERITALPTDKLGALSPEMEANLRDAVREEARAAMTELKARIAQRNALREQFPMSPAPHKYVIVATGNIYDDVDQARAAAQAGADVIAVIRSTAQSLLDYVPHGATTEGYGGTYATQENFRVMREALDDESRKLKRYIQLTNYSSGLCMSEIAFCAAYERLDMLLNDAMYGILFRDINMRRTFIDQYFSRRICALAGIIINTGEDNYITTADAYDAAHTVIASQFINECFAKRAGLKDWQLGIGHSYEIDPYRDDTLLLELSQAMLVRRCFPDAPLKYMPPTKHKETDIFFSHAYDVMADLVAIWTRQGIQLLGMMTEAMHTPLLADRYVALKSASYIHRAARGIDEEFTVREDGKIANRAREVFAKAEELLRECHSEGMVAAIGKGRFGDVKREETGGKGLDGVLEKAPDYFNPFLEMLEAT from the coding sequence ATGTCAGGCCCGTTTATCGACGACGCGCGGATTGCCGAGGCGCGCAAGCTGGCGGACGAGATCGTCAATCCGATCTTCGACCTCATCCAACGCAACACCACTGTCTCCAATGAGCGCACCGTGTTGCGCTTCTTTGGCATCTCCGGCGCGGGTGCGCGAGGCGTGCCCCTGGCGAACCTCATGGTGGACAAGCTGAAGTCCGCCGGGGTGCTGAACCGGGGCGCTGCCTACTGGTACGGCCGCGCGCTGCAACTGGGCGCCAGCAGTCCGCTGGACGCCGTGGAGCGCATCACCGCGCTGCCCACGGACAAGCTGGGCGCGCTGTCGCCGGAGATGGAAGCGAACCTGCGCGACGCCGTGCGCGAGGAGGCCCGCGCGGCGATGACGGAGCTCAAGGCCCGCATCGCCCAGCGCAACGCCCTGCGCGAGCAGTTCCCCATGTCTCCCGCGCCGCACAAGTACGTCATCGTCGCCACCGGCAACATCTACGACGACGTGGACCAGGCGCGGGCCGCGGCGCAGGCGGGCGCGGACGTCATCGCGGTCATCCGCTCCACGGCGCAGTCGCTGCTGGACTACGTGCCCCACGGCGCGACGACGGAGGGCTACGGCGGCACCTACGCCACCCAGGAGAACTTCCGCGTGATGCGCGAGGCCCTGGATGACGAGAGCCGCAAGCTCAAGCGCTACATCCAGCTCACCAACTACTCGTCCGGCCTGTGCATGTCGGAGATCGCCTTCTGCGCGGCGTACGAGCGGCTGGACATGCTCCTCAACGACGCGATGTACGGCATCCTCTTCCGCGACATCAACATGCGGCGGACGTTCATCGACCAGTACTTCAGCCGCCGCATCTGCGCCCTGGCCGGCATCATCATCAACACCGGTGAGGACAACTACATCACCACCGCGGACGCCTACGACGCGGCCCACACCGTCATCGCCAGCCAGTTCATCAACGAGTGCTTCGCCAAGCGCGCGGGCCTCAAGGACTGGCAGCTGGGCATCGGGCACTCGTACGAGATCGACCCGTACCGCGACGACACGCTGCTCCTGGAGCTGTCGCAGGCGATGCTCGTGCGCCGCTGCTTCCCGGACGCGCCGCTCAAGTACATGCCGCCCACGAAGCACAAGGAGACGGACATCTTCTTCAGCCACGCGTACGACGTGATGGCGGACCTGGTGGCCATCTGGACGCGGCAGGGCATCCAGCTCTTGGGCATGATGACGGAGGCCATGCACACGCCGCTGCTCGCGGACCGGTACGTGGCGCTCAAGTCCGCGTCGTACATCCACCGCGCGGCCCGCGGCATCGACGAGGAGTTCACCGTCCGCGAGGACGGGAAGATCGCCAACCGCGCGCGCGAGGTCTTCGCCAAGGCGGAGGAGCTGCTGCGCGAGTGCCACTCGGAGGGCATGGTGGCGGCCATCGGCAAGGGGCGCTTCGGTGACGTGAAGCGCGAGGAGACCGGTGGCAAGGGCCTGGACGGCGTGCTGGAGAAGGCGCCGGATTACTTCAATCCGTTCCTGGAAATGCTGGAGGCGACATGA
- a CDS encoding alpha/beta hydrolase, with protein sequence MKGVLETREVHSPALENNPLGDPARRRLTVYLPPGYAAGTQRYPVVYFLHAFGNGGGSWTNASGFSPSVPDRLDALIEAGTLPPVIGVFPDAWTKLGGSQWVNSDAIGRYRDYLIKDIVGFVDKTFRTLPKAASRAVVGHSSGGYGALVMGRYHPEVFSLVGAHAPDSYFEYSYLPDLPKAATALMKAGGVDTWVSELRQRAAATKVRGDDFPVINILAMAAAYSPKKGEPLNLELPFEQHNAKLRLDVWNRWLVHDPVRFVPKFLDSFRKLKTVYLDAGTRDEFNLRWGTRMVADDLKAGGVDVVHEEFEDGHSGVSYRFERSLSVLVPRLAAD encoded by the coding sequence ATGAAGGGCGTGCTCGAGACGCGCGAAGTGCATTCCCCCGCGCTGGAGAACAACCCGCTGGGAGATCCGGCCCGCCGCCGGCTCACCGTGTACCTGCCGCCGGGCTACGCCGCGGGCACGCAGCGCTACCCGGTCGTCTACTTCCTGCACGCCTTTGGCAACGGCGGGGGCTCCTGGACCAATGCGTCGGGCTTCTCGCCCTCCGTGCCGGACCGCCTGGACGCGCTGATCGAGGCCGGCACCCTCCCGCCCGTCATCGGCGTCTTCCCGGACGCGTGGACGAAGCTGGGCGGCAGCCAGTGGGTGAACAGCGACGCCATTGGCCGCTACCGCGACTACCTCATCAAGGACATCGTCGGCTTCGTGGACAAGACCTTCCGCACGCTGCCCAAGGCCGCGTCGCGCGCGGTGGTGGGCCACAGCTCCGGCGGCTACGGCGCGCTGGTGATGGGCCGCTACCACCCGGAGGTCTTCTCCCTGGTGGGCGCGCACGCGCCGGACTCCTACTTCGAGTATTCGTACCTGCCGGACCTGCCCAAGGCGGCCACCGCGCTGATGAAGGCCGGCGGCGTGGACACGTGGGTGTCGGAGCTGCGTCAGCGCGCCGCCGCCACCAAGGTGCGCGGCGACGACTTCCCGGTCATCAACATCCTGGCGATGGCGGCGGCGTACTCGCCGAAGAAGGGCGAGCCGCTCAACCTGGAGCTGCCCTTCGAGCAGCACAACGCGAAGCTGCGCCTGGACGTGTGGAACCGGTGGCTGGTGCACGACCCCGTGCGCTTCGTGCCCAAGTTCCTGGACTCGTTCCGCAAGCTGAAGACGGTCTACCTGGACGCCGGCACGCGCGACGAGTTCAACCTGCGCTGGGGCACGCGCATGGTGGCGGACGACTTGAAGGCCGGCGGCGTGGACGTGGTGCACGAGGAGTTCGAGGACGGACACTCGGGCGTGTCGTACCGCTTCGAGCGGTCGCTGTCGGTGCTGGTGCCGCGCCTGGCCGCGGACTGA
- a CDS encoding 3-keto-5-aminohexanoate cleavage protein, giving the protein MSKPMVLTAALVGAETTREQTPYLPITAEEIAEDAAKCREAGAAMVHIHVRTAEGKPSQDAELFRAAIRAIRKRTDVLIQVSTGGAVGMDVNERCGGLTLTGADKPDMATLTTGTVNFGEEVFWNPRPLVRDIAKRIKSIGLKPELECFDVGMIDEARYLAKEGLVDLPAHFDFVLGVPGTLQARPEVLDFMIAALPEGSSWTVAGVGRQQLPFVEEAAKRGGNARVGLEDNIYVSKGVLAKGNFELVAEAAKRARAAGRELATPEQARQLLRLG; this is encoded by the coding sequence ATGAGCAAGCCCATGGTCCTCACCGCCGCCCTGGTGGGCGCGGAGACGACGCGCGAGCAGACGCCGTACCTGCCCATCACTGCGGAGGAGATCGCGGAAGACGCGGCGAAGTGCCGCGAGGCCGGCGCGGCGATGGTGCACATCCACGTGCGGACGGCGGAGGGCAAGCCGTCGCAGGACGCGGAGCTGTTCCGCGCGGCCATCCGCGCCATCCGCAAGCGCACGGACGTGCTCATCCAGGTGTCCACCGGCGGCGCGGTGGGCATGGACGTGAACGAGCGGTGCGGCGGGCTGACGCTCACGGGCGCGGACAAGCCTGACATGGCCACGCTCACCACGGGCACGGTGAACTTCGGGGAGGAAGTATTTTGGAATCCCCGGCCGCTGGTGCGCGACATCGCGAAGCGCATCAAGAGCATCGGTCTCAAGCCGGAGCTGGAGTGCTTCGACGTTGGGATGATCGACGAGGCGCGCTACCTGGCGAAGGAAGGGCTGGTGGACCTGCCGGCGCACTTCGACTTCGTGCTGGGCGTGCCGGGCACGCTCCAGGCGCGGCCGGAGGTGTTGGACTTCATGATCGCCGCGCTGCCGGAGGGAAGCTCCTGGACGGTGGCGGGCGTGGGGCGCCAGCAGCTCCCGTTCGTGGAGGAGGCCGCGAAGCGCGGCGGCAACGCGCGCGTGGGTCTGGAGGACAACATCTACGTGTCCAAGGGCGTGCTCGCGAAGGGCAACTTCGAGCTGGTGGCGGAGGCCGCGAAGCGGGCCCGTGCCGCCGGCCGCGAACTCGCGACCCCCGAACAGGCCCGGCAGCTCCTGCGCCTGGGCTGA